CGTTCATGCGGCCGCGGGGCAGCGGCGCGGGGCTTGTGGCAAAATCGGCCCCCTGCCGCGGCCGCAGGTCGCGCCTTCACATCCTTTCCAGACGTGCATCCATGTCGATCTTCGAGCTGTCCCAGCACTTGTGCGAGCCGCCGGAGTGCCGTCAGGGTGGCGCGGGTGCGCCGGTCGTTGTTTCCCGTCCGGCGGCCTGAGCGACCGACATGGCTGATGAATTCGGGCACATGCCGCGCGGCCCCGCGCGCGTACTGAAAGCTGCCAGGTGGTCGATGCAGGGGCTGCGCGCGGCCTGGCTGCACGAGTCGTCGTTCCGGCTCGAGGTGTACCTGTTCGTGGTGCTTGCACCGCTGGGCTGGTGGCTGGGGCAGACCGCAGTGGAGCGCGTGCTGCTGATCGGTTCGGTATTGCTGGTGCTGAGCATCGAGTTGCTCAACTCGGCAGTGGAGGCGGTGATCGAGCGTTACGGTCCCGAGTTCCACGAGCTGGCCGGCCGGGCCAAGGACATGGGCTCGGCGGCGGTGTTCGTGCTGATGATGAATGTAGTGCTGACCTGGGGTGCGATCGTCGTGCCCCGCCTGTGGTGACGGGCCGGGCATGAACCGGACGTTTGCCGCTCGCATCCAAGACAAGACTCCCAAAAGCCAAAGTGCAGGAAACCGCAAGT
Above is a genomic segment from Lysobacter sp. S4-A87 containing:
- a CDS encoding diacylglycerol kinase, coding for MADEFGHMPRGPARVLKAARWSMQGLRAAWLHESSFRLEVYLFVVLAPLGWWLGQTAVERVLLIGSVLLVLSIELLNSAVEAVIERYGPEFHELAGRAKDMGSAAVFVLMMNVVLTWGAIVVPRLW